In Candidatus Tectomicrobia bacterium, the genomic stretch TTCAACATCCCGGGCACCCCCATGGCCGTGGCCAGCGCCTTCGACGGCTACCCCATGGCCCTCAAGGGGGAGGGCGCGCGGGCGCTCGCGGGCTCGGCCGTCTCGGCCTTCGTGGCGGGGTCGGTCTGCATCGTGATGTTCTCCTTCTTCGCCCGCCCGCTGGCGGAATACGCCCTCACCTGGGGCCCGCCCGAGTACTTCTCCGTCCTCATCCTCGCCTACGCCGCCCTGGCCGGGCTGGGGGGCGGAAGCGTCCTCAAGTCCGCGATGGCCACCATGATGGGGCTCATCTTCACCACGGTCGGCGTCGACATCGTCACCGGCACCCCTCGGGTCACGTTCGGCCTGGTGCCGCTCCTGGCGGGCATCAAGTTCCTGGTGGTGGTGGTGGGGGCCTTCGGGGTGGGGGAGCTCCTCCGTGCGGGGGAGGAGAACATCTTGGTGAAGGGCGCGGTCAAGGCCAAGGTGAGCTGGAGGGACGTGGCCGGCGCCGTCCGGGAGATGGCCGGCTACTGGAAGACCTTCCTCCGCTCCACCATCACGGGCTTCTGGATCGGGGTGCTGCCCGGCACGGGGGCGACCCCGGCCTCCTTCGTGGGCTACGGCCTCGCCAAGCGCTTCTCCAAGAACCCGGAGAAGTTCGGCAAGGGGGACCTCGAGGGCGTGGTCGCCCCCGAGTCCGCCGCCGCGGCCGCGGAGGTGGGCTCGCTCCTGCCCCTGGTGACGCTGGGCATCCCCGGCTCCCCGACGGCGGCGGTCATCCTGGGAGCGGTCATGATCTGGGGCCTCCAGCCAGGGCCGCTCCTGATGAAGGACCACCCCGAGGTCGTCTGGGGCTTCATCGCCAGCATGTACATCGCGGCGGGCCTTTCTTTG encodes the following:
- a CDS encoding tripartite tricarboxylate transporter permease; the encoded protein is MWETFSDLAFGLSVAFTIPNLIAGASGVIAGTVIGVIPALGPTQGAALFLPVIFQLPPATGLIFLSGLYMGSIYGGSATSILFNIPGTPMAVASAFDGYPMALKGEGARALAGSAVSAFVAGSVCIVMFSFFARPLAEYALTWGPPEYFSVLILAYAALAGLGGGSVLKSAMATMMGLIFTTVGVDIVTGTPRVTFGLVPLLAGIKFLVVVVGAFGVGELLRAGEENILVKGAVKAKVSWRDVAGAVREMAGYWKTFLRSTITGFWIGVLPGTGATPASFVGYGLAKRFSKNPEKFGKGDLEGVVAPESAAAAAEVGSLLPLVTLGIPGSPTAAVILGAVMIWGLQPGPLLMKDHPEVVWGFIASMYIAAGLSLILNLFFIPLWAQILRIPFTVQVPLIMLLCFIGGYTENNTLPTMWLVLLFGLVGYLFKKLNYPLAPLVVGVVLGEDTETAFRQSLIISQGDFSVFLTRTTSLVLLLGALALFLYPVVMDFLQRRRAAGAPAAHPPFPA